In the genome of Acidimicrobiia bacterium, the window CAGGATCCCGATCGTCATCAGCGTCCAGACCGAGTGTCCGAACGTGCCCAGGCTCTCGTCGGCCTTGCGGTGGATCACCAGCCAGAATCCGTGCCATCCCTCGTTGGCGACCTGCTCGAAGAAGCGCCCGACGTGCGTCCGGCTCGCGGCGGGCCGCGCGAGATCGACGAAACCGATCGCGACGCCGATGACGACGGCCAGCGCGCCGAGACCGAGCACCGTGCGCAGGTTCGGTGTCCGCCCGCTCAGCAACAGCAGCGCCAGCGCGAACACGGGCGCGGCCGCGAGCGAGCCGCCGAAGTTCTGGCCCCAGAACGGGGCTGCGACGACGACGAGCACGGCGACGAGCAGGCCGCACGCGACCGCGAACCCGCCGCGCCCGCGCCACCGCCACGCGACGAGACCAGCGAGCAGCAGCGCCGCCGCGGTGAGCTGCGAGTACGCCATGTTGCCGAGCCCGGCGACACGGATGCCGACGGTCGGCGTGTAGCCGAAGACCGAGTTCAGCTCGAGGTGCGCGCCGCTCAGCGCGTCGCCGACGTGCAGGACGACGAGGGCGCCGAGCGCGAGCAGCAGCGGGACGAGCGCCCCCCGGCGGCCGAGCACGATGCACAGCGAGCCGAACAGTGCCGCCGTGCCGACGAGGAACGCCCAGTAGGCCACGCTGCCGCGGGCGCTGAAGCCGAGCACCGGCGCGAGGTATGTCGCCGCGAGGAACCCGACGAGCGCGAGGGCCGTGATCTCGAGGTACGCGCCGACACGTGTCGCGCGTGTCGCGAGCGCGAGCACCGTCAGCGCGGCGAGGAACATCGACAGGGCGACGAACACCGCGGCGGCCGTCCCGAGCGTCGCGTCACGGAAGCGTGCTGCGCCGTTCGCGTCCGCCAGGAACGAGATGTGCTGGGCGAACGACCCGCCGGCCGACGCGTCGACCATCGGTCGCCCCTCCATCGTGTCCGGTCGCGCGACGCCCGCGAGCTGCAGCACCGTCGGCGCGACGTCGACGATCTGGACGAAGCCCGCGCGTCGTGTCGTGGACGAGCGCAGCAGGCCGGGCTCGACGCCGGGCGCGCGCAACGCGGCGACCGTCAACGCGAGATGCCCGGCCGGGTGGTACGGCCCGACGACGAGCACCGCGTCGCGACGCGGATCGACGCGTTGCAGCAGCCGGCCGACGAGCTGGTCGGCGCGCTCCAGCGCGTCTTCGCGCGTCACGGCGCGCGCGAAGTTCCCGAGCGTCGGGCGGGCGGCATCGGCGCGGGCGAGGTCGGATGCCTCGACGAGCACGACCGAGCGGTCCTTCCACACCGCGTCGAACGCGCGGAGCACCGCGGCCTGGTTCGTGCGCACGCCGAACGGTGCCGACGGGCTGCGTGTCAGCAGTGACTCGTCGACGACCCCACCGTCCACTTGTCCGGTGCTGTCCGCGAGCCCGAGGGCGGCCTCGCGGTGGAGCGTGACGGACGGCGGCCGCGGTCCGGGTTGGTCGGCGTTCGCGATGACCGCGGTGTGCCATCCCGCGCCGTGCAACGCGTCGGCGAGCGCGCCCGGGTGCGCGTCGAACAGCAGACGGGCGTTCCGAGCCGCGATCTCCGGTGCGCCGAGCGCGAGGACCGCGCCGTGAGGAGGGCGTCCCGTGCGACGCTCGAACGCGTTCGCCGCGGTGTCCGTCCCGAACCGCTCGCCCGGTCCGAGGGCGAGGCCGTCGGCGGTCGGGACGCCGACGACGCGCGTCCCCGCGCCGATCGTGCCGTAGCCGTCGCCCGGCGTCGTCTGCGAGGCGACCGAGCGCGTCGACAGGTCGGCGATGCCCGATCCGGCGAGGAGCCGGCGCAGGTTGGGCAGGTTCGCGTCGCGCACGTCTGCCCACGAGACCGTCGGCAACGAGACGACGAGCACACGCCGGACGGGCGCGGTCGTGGTCGCGCGGCCTGCGCCGGCGGGTGCCGCGGCCACCACGACCAGCACGAACGTCACGAGCGCGCTCGTGACGAGCACGCGGCGGCGGTTCATGCGCGGCCGCCGATCCCGACCGTGACGCAGGGTGACGGCATGGGCAAGTATTCGGGTGGCAGGCTCGGTGGTGGAGCCGCCAGGCGTGATCCCGAGCGGGTCGCGACCTGCGCGTCACAATGTCCGAGGCGACGACCGGGTGAGGGAGCCGCGTGGATTCCGGGACGGTGCTCCGCGCCGGGCCAGCGACCAGCGTCGAGGCGCGCGAAGGCGCCGGCGCGGCGGATCGCGGCCTGTCGCGCCCGTTCCGGCCGTGGCGCCTGCTCGCGTGCCTGCTCCTGCTGCTCGCCGCGCTGCACGCCGCGGGGTACGTCGTCGACGTCTTCAATTCCGACGAGACGTACCTCGCGACGCAGGCGCAGGTCCTCAACCACGGCGGCCGTCTCTATCACGACGCCGTCGACCGCAAGCCACCGCTCGTCCCGTACCTGTATGCCGTCACGTTCCGCGTCTTCCACACCAACGGACTCTGGACGGTACGCGTTCTCGCGGTGATCGCGGCCGCGCTCACGGCCTGGCTCGTCGCGATCGAGGCGCGCCGCCGGTACGGGGACCGCGCCGCATGGATCGCCGGGCTCCTGTGCGCGTTCGGCACGCTGCTGTTCGTCCCGCAGGACGGGCAGGCCGCGAACTTCGAGATCTTCATGCTCCCCGCGATGACGGCAGGCTTCGTCCTGGCGCGCCGCAAGCAACCAGCCGCGTCGGGCGCGGCACTCGCGGTCGCCACGCTCGCGAAGCAGACGGCGGCCGCGACGCTGCTGCCGGTGCTGTACGTCGTCGCGAAGACGAAGGGCAAACGTGGGGTACGCGACGCGCTGCTCGGGTTCGTCGTGCCGATCGCCATCGTGGCGTTGCTCGTCGGACCGGGCGAGCTGCTGTTCTGGGCCGTGCTCGGCAACGGGAGCTACATCGAGGTCAAGAACGCGTCGATGTTCGTCGTCGCGCGCTTCCTCGGGAAGACCGGCGCGTACGTGGGTGCCAACCTGCCGCTGCTCTGGGCGGTGCCGTTCACACTGCGCTCGCGCCGCGAGAACGCCGACCTGTGGTTGTGGCTCCTGTCGGGCGCCGTCTCCGTCGCGATCGGCTTCCGGTTCTTCGGCCACTACTACCTGCAGCTGCTCCCGCCGCTCGCGCTCCTCGCCACCGGCTTCCTCGCGCGGCGCCACGTCGCGTTCGCGGTCGGCACGATCGTGTTCGCGGCGATGATCGCTACCGGCTTCTCGATCGCCGCGTTCTGGGCCGACCGCATCGACAACGAGCCCGCGTACGCGCAGGTCAGCCGGTTCCTCGAGAGCCACACCCGCCCGCAGGACCGTGTCCTCGTGTGGGGTCACCTGCCCGAGATCTACTGGGCGTCGGGTCGCGAGCCGGCGACGCGGTTCATCACGACGGGGTTCCTCACGGGGCACTGGGGCGGGCGGCCGCCCCAGGAGGTCTCCCCGGACCTCGCGACGCCGGGCGCGTGGGCCGAGTTCTACCAGGACTTCGCGACGCATCCGCCCGAGTACCTGCTCGACACGTCGCCCGCGAAGGTGCGCGGCTCGCAGTACTACCCG includes:
- a CDS encoding glycosyltransferase family 39 protein is translated as MDSGTVLRAGPATSVEAREGAGAADRGLSRPFRPWRLLACLLLLLAALHAAGYVVDVFNSDETYLATQAQVLNHGGRLYHDAVDRKPPLVPYLYAVTFRVFHTNGLWTVRVLAVIAAALTAWLVAIEARRRYGDRAAWIAGLLCAFGTLLFVPQDGQAANFEIFMLPAMTAGFVLARRKQPAASGAALAVATLAKQTAAATLLPVLYVVAKTKGKRGVRDALLGFVVPIAIVALLVGPGELLFWAVLGNGSYIEVKNASMFVVARFLGKTGAYVGANLPLLWAVPFTLRSRRENADLWLWLLSGAVSVAIGFRFFGHYYLQLLPPLALLATGFLARRHVAFAVGTIVFAAMIATGFSIAAFWADRIDNEPAYAQVSRFLESHTRPQDRVLVWGHLPEIYWASGREPATRFITTGFLTGHWGGRPPQEVSPDLATPGAWAEFYQDFATHPPEYLLDTSPAKVRGSQYYPIVNYPSLAALVADNYTYVRSIDKIGVYRLHATPSSLREQALTLAAAS